One segment of Candidatus Dadabacteria bacterium DNA contains the following:
- a CDS encoding glycine--tRNA ligase subunit beta has translation MEKELILEIGTEEIPALFLEKAREDLGNILSGELRDKGIEFEEMEIFYTPRRLSARVSGLERKQRDRTTENFGPPKRIAFDEDGKPTKAAAGFARSQKVDVEELVIAKRDNGEFLCVRKTVKGKKTSSVLKEILPGVISSVPFRKSMRWGDGKLAFARPIRWIAALYDGKPVKFSVENIKSSDRSFGHRFTSPKPFRVTSWANYLKTLEKNNVVADPEKRKKIIRRDTEAAAKKIGGTIKEDPELLETVVNLVEHPTVLVGKFEEKYLRLPEEVLISVMKNHQKYFPVYSEKTGKLLPCFIFVCGTPVKDKQVIIRGNERVIRARLNDAEFFFSEDTKKNLSAYTEELESMMFLSDIGTYREKVERMRMLAADIFASPDLERAAELSKSDLATQMVFEFAELQGVMGKYYSLASKEKKAVANAIEEQYMPLTRTGELPRTKTGALLSIVDKTDNICSSFIAGLAPTGSSDPYALRRQTLGIIRIAIEKKLDISLSTLLERGIRLVLDSMDAQKARDGKLSEEELKVNILAFFSERFRNLMTESGYERNVVESVISAGFDNPLDAYRRINALGKFAKRKDFEALATGFKRVFNIAKTRPSSQLDKKLFKQKEEKDLHRAFTKTQTAVLKKLADPEKAAGQSDYLKALESIKTLSAPIDRFFDAVMVMDKNKKIRDNRLALLNEIKDLFFMIADFSKI, from the coding sequence ATGGAAAAAGAACTGATACTCGAAATCGGAACGGAGGAAATACCTGCTCTCTTCCTTGAAAAAGCCCGGGAGGATCTGGGCAATATTCTAAGCGGAGAACTCCGCGACAAGGGTATTGAATTCGAGGAAATGGAAATCTTCTATACCCCGAGAAGACTTTCGGCAAGGGTAAGCGGACTTGAGAGAAAGCAGAGAGACCGCACGACCGAAAACTTCGGGCCGCCCAAGCGCATAGCGTTTGACGAAGACGGAAAGCCCACCAAGGCCGCTGCGGGTTTCGCCAGATCCCAGAAAGTCGATGTTGAGGAACTCGTCATCGCAAAAAGGGATAACGGAGAATTCCTCTGCGTAAGGAAGACGGTAAAAGGAAAAAAAACTTCATCCGTTCTAAAAGAGATTCTTCCGGGAGTGATCTCATCGGTCCCCTTCCGGAAATCAATGAGATGGGGCGACGGAAAACTGGCCTTCGCAAGACCTATAAGATGGATAGCGGCGCTCTACGATGGCAAGCCAGTAAAATTCAGCGTTGAGAACATCAAAAGTTCTGACCGAAGCTTCGGTCACAGGTTCACTTCCCCGAAACCGTTTCGAGTGACATCCTGGGCCAATTACCTGAAAACACTTGAGAAAAACAACGTAGTAGCGGACCCGGAGAAAAGAAAGAAAATCATAAGAAGGGACACAGAGGCGGCGGCCAAAAAGATAGGCGGAACCATAAAGGAAGATCCTGAACTGCTTGAAACCGTGGTGAACCTAGTGGAGCATCCGACGGTTCTGGTGGGAAAGTTCGAGGAAAAATACCTGCGGTTGCCCGAGGAAGTTCTTATAAGCGTGATGAAGAATCACCAGAAATATTTTCCCGTTTACTCTGAGAAGACCGGCAAGCTTCTTCCCTGTTTCATCTTTGTCTGCGGAACCCCGGTTAAGGATAAACAGGTAATTATAAGGGGAAACGAGCGGGTAATAAGGGCAAGACTTAACGACGCCGAATTCTTTTTCTCCGAAGATACGAAGAAAAACCTAAGCGCCTACACAGAAGAGCTTGAGAGCATGATGTTTCTATCTGATATAGGGACTTACAGGGAAAAAGTCGAGCGTATGAGGATGCTTGCCGCCGATATTTTTGCCAGCCCCGATCTTGAAAGGGCCGCGGAACTCTCAAAGTCCGATCTCGCGACCCAGATGGTCTTTGAATTCGCCGAACTCCAGGGTGTCATGGGCAAGTATTACTCGCTTGCTTCCAAGGAGAAAAAAGCCGTCGCGAACGCGATCGAGGAACAATACATGCCGCTTACGAGAACCGGTGAACTCCCGCGAACGAAAACCGGAGCGCTTCTAAGCATAGTGGACAAAACGGATAACATCTGCTCGTCCTTCATCGCGGGTCTCGCGCCCACCGGGTCTTCCGATCCCTATGCGCTGAGAAGACAGACCCTCGGAATAATAAGAATCGCCATAGAGAAGAAGCTTGATATTTCTCTCTCCACACTCCTTGAACGCGGCATAAGGCTCGTGCTCGACTCCATGGACGCGCAAAAAGCTCGTGACGGCAAACTGTCCGAAGAAGAACTTAAAGTGAACATTCTCGCGTTTTTCTCCGAGAGGTTCCGCAACCTAATGACAGAGTCCGGTTACGAGAGAAATGTCGTCGAATCCGTAATCTCGGCAGGGTTTGACAATCCCCTTGACGCCTACCGCAGAATAAACGCGCTTGGGAAATTCGCAAAACGAAAGGATTTTGAGGCCCTAGCCACAGGCTTTAAGAGGGTTTTCAACATAGCGAAAACCAGACCGTCTTCACAGCTTGACAAGAAGCTGTTTAAGCAAAAAGAGGAAAAGGATCTCCACAGAGCTTTTACCAAGACGCAGACGGCGGTTTTAAAGAAATTGGCCGATCCTGAAAAAGCCGCCGGGCAAAGCGATTACCTCAAAGCGCTTGAATCCATAAAAACACTCTCCGCACCAATAGATCGTTTCTTTGACGCGGTAATGGTCATGGACAAAAACAAGAAGATCAGAGACAACCGTCTGGCCTTGCTCAATGAAATAAAAGATCTGTTTTTCATGATTGCCGATTTCTCGAAAATCTGA
- a CDS encoding HAD family hydrolase, with translation MSYGAVVFDLDGTLIDSLEDLADAVNQALGINGFPPRATGCYKYFIGKGPKVMVSRALPEDKRNNDAVVEKCLTDFNSIYSRAFNVKTTLYDGIPDLLNELSERGLKKAILTNKPHVFTEKYVEDLLADWNFEVVIGQRDEIPRKPDPSGALRISRELGIDSSQMVYLGDSGVDMLTAVGAGMLPVGVLWGFRTGDELRENGAEHLIETPMELLSIIDL, from the coding sequence ATGAGCTACGGAGCAGTTGTATTTGACCTTGACGGAACCCTGATTGACTCTCTTGAGGATCTTGCTGATGCCGTGAATCAGGCACTCGGAATAAACGGATTTCCGCCGCGCGCGACCGGGTGCTACAAGTACTTTATAGGAAAGGGTCCGAAGGTTATGGTGTCAAGAGCCCTCCCCGAGGACAAAAGAAACAATGATGCTGTCGTTGAAAAATGCCTTACCGATTTCAACAGCATCTACAGCCGTGCCTTTAACGTAAAAACCACTCTTTATGACGGTATACCGGATCTTCTGAACGAGCTTTCCGAAAGAGGTCTGAAAAAGGCGATTCTTACCAACAAGCCGCACGTGTTTACCGAAAAATACGTGGAGGATCTGCTTGCCGACTGGAATTTCGAGGTGGTCATAGGGCAGAGGGATGAAATTCCGAGAAAACCGGATCCCTCGGGAGCGCTGCGGATATCAAGGGAACTCGGAATTGACTCGTCACAGATGGTTTATCTTGGAGACTCGGGGGTGGATATGCTTACTGCAGTTGGGGCGGGTATGCTTCCGGTGGGAGTTCTCTGGGGTTTCCGAACGGGAGACGAGCTTCGTGAAAACGGAGCCGAACATCTTATAGAAACTCCGATGGAACTGCTCTCAATTATTGATTTGTAG
- the glyQ gene encoding glycine--tRNA ligase subunit alpha — MTYQELILALQDYWSSKGCLVVQPYDIEKGAGTFHPATFLRCLGPEPWHVAYVEPSRRPTDGRYGDNPNRLQHYYQFQVIIKPSPDDIQELFLDSLKSFGINPLEHDIRFVEDDWESPTLGAWGLGWEVWLDGMEITQFTYFQQAGGIDLDPISAEITYGTERIAMYLQEVESVYDLEWTKGITYGEIHHQSEVQFSKYNFEESDPAMLSDLFNMYEQECRSLIEKELPLPAYEYCLKSSHTFNLLDARGAIGVAERASYIARVRALANLCATSYLQTRENLGFPLLKNNPWKKN, encoded by the coding sequence ATGACATATCAGGAACTTATTTTGGCTCTTCAGGATTACTGGTCATCCAAGGGATGTCTGGTGGTCCAGCCCTACGACATAGAAAAAGGCGCCGGAACTTTTCACCCGGCCACATTCCTGCGTTGCCTCGGTCCCGAGCCTTGGCACGTGGCATATGTCGAACCTTCAAGGAGACCGACCGACGGAAGATACGGAGATAATCCCAACAGGCTTCAGCACTACTATCAGTTCCAAGTGATAATAAAGCCTTCTCCCGATGATATCCAAGAACTTTTCCTCGACAGTCTGAAGTCATTCGGAATAAACCCGCTTGAGCACGATATAAGGTTCGTTGAGGATGACTGGGAATCCCCGACGCTCGGAGCGTGGGGACTTGGTTGGGAGGTTTGGCTTGACGGTATGGAAATAACCCAGTTCACATATTTTCAGCAGGCGGGCGGAATAGATCTTGATCCGATATCGGCCGAGATAACATACGGAACCGAAAGAATAGCGATGTACCTGCAGGAAGTCGAAAGCGTTTACGATCTTGAATGGACAAAGGGAATAACGTATGGAGAGATTCATCATCAGAGCGAAGTCCAGTTCTCAAAGTACAACTTCGAGGAATCCGATCCCGCGATGCTAAGCGACCTGTTTAACATGTACGAGCAGGAATGCAGATCACTTATCGAAAAGGAGCTTCCCCTCCCCGCTTACGAATACTGTCTTAAAAGTTCGCACACCTTCAACCTGCTTGACGCGAGAGGGGCGATTGGGGTAGCCGAGCGGGCCTCATACATAGCGAGGGTAAGGGCGCTTGCGAATCTGTGCGCAACTTCGTATCTGCAGACCAGAGAAAACCTGGGATTCCCCCTCCTGAAAAACAACCCATGGAAAAAGAACTGA
- a CDS encoding methylenetetrahydrofolate--tRNA-(uracil(54)-C(5))-methyltransferase (FADH(2)-oxidizing) TrmFO codes for MSITVIGAGLAGVEAANQISKFGVRVTLYEMRPRRKTAAHRTSDLAELVCSNSLKSASMENASGILKEEMRRLGSLVIEAAEASKVPAGKALAVDREMFSDYITRKIQGNELIDLKREEVTKIPENGTVVVATGPLTSDALCAEISSLTESEYLYFYDAISPIIDADTIDRSKIFRGSRYGHGDSEEGDYLNCPLSEDQYYELVDDLIRGEKVETREFEKALYFQSCMPVEVICERGRDTLRFGPLKPVGLIDPRTGKTPFAVLQLRTENSEETMYNMVGFQTKLRYPQQRTVFRKIPGLERAEFLRYGSVHRNTYIDSPRLLEKDLSLSSRPGVFFAGQITGVEGYVESATTGIVCGINASRKALGLAPAHVPRETSIGSLLEYISTPGKSGFQPMNINFGLFPKVEGKMGKEKKRRIIAQRAIESMSAYDPFYRVSAFR; via the coding sequence TTGTCAATAACAGTAATCGGCGCAGGGCTCGCAGGGGTTGAAGCCGCAAATCAGATCTCAAAGTTTGGAGTAAGGGTAACTCTCTATGAAATGAGGCCGCGGAGGAAAACCGCCGCGCACAGAACTTCGGATCTCGCGGAGCTTGTGTGCAGCAATTCTCTCAAATCGGCATCCATGGAGAACGCCTCAGGAATACTTAAAGAGGAAATGAGGCGCCTCGGCTCACTCGTGATCGAGGCAGCCGAGGCCTCAAAGGTTCCCGCGGGAAAAGCTCTCGCGGTCGACAGGGAAATGTTCTCGGATTACATAACGCGGAAAATCCAGGGCAACGAACTTATAGACCTGAAAAGGGAAGAGGTAACGAAAATACCCGAAAACGGGACCGTGGTCGTGGCCACCGGTCCTCTTACCTCGGATGCACTTTGCGCGGAGATTTCCTCGCTCACGGAATCCGAATATCTTTACTTCTACGACGCCATCTCGCCGATAATCGACGCAGATACAATCGACCGCTCGAAAATCTTCAGGGGATCAAGATACGGCCACGGAGACTCTGAGGAGGGAGATTATCTCAACTGTCCGCTCTCTGAGGATCAGTACTACGAGCTTGTTGACGACCTGATCCGCGGAGAAAAAGTGGAGACTAGGGAATTTGAGAAAGCACTCTACTTCCAAAGCTGCATGCCGGTTGAGGTCATATGCGAGAGAGGAAGAGATACTCTTCGGTTCGGCCCCCTAAAACCCGTCGGCCTAATTGATCCGAGAACCGGGAAAACCCCCTTTGCAGTTCTGCAACTAAGAACGGAGAACAGCGAGGAAACGATGTACAACATGGTGGGGTTTCAGACAAAGCTCAGATACCCTCAGCAAAGAACCGTTTTCAGGAAGATCCCGGGGCTTGAAAGGGCGGAGTTTCTAAGATACGGAAGCGTGCACAGAAACACGTACATAGATTCCCCGAGACTCCTTGAGAAAGACCTTTCCCTGAGTTCCCGTCCGGGCGTCTTTTTCGCCGGGCAGATCACGGGAGTTGAAGGATACGTCGAGTCCGCAACAACCGGAATCGTCTGCGGAATAAACGCCTCGAGAAAAGCGCTTGGGCTCGCACCTGCCCACGTCCCAAGGGAAACATCCATAGGTTCCCTGCTTGAGTACATCTCAACCCCAGGAAAAAGCGGATTTCAGCCGATGAACATAAACTTCGGGCTTTTCCCCAAGGTTGAGGGAAAAATGGGGAAAGAAAAAAAGCGTAGGATTATCGCTCAAAGAGCTATAGAAAGCATGAGTGCGTACGACCCTTTTTACCGGGTGTCCGCTTTTCGCTGA
- a CDS encoding 5-(carboxyamino)imidazole ribonucleotide synthase, which produces MDFEHVKLGILGGGQLGKMLCLVASNWNLRTYVLDPSADCPTASVCTGFTHGDFRNYEDVYEFGRNVDILTIEIEHVNLQALFRLREEGVIIRPEPHALELIQDKAKQKEFYVSKGLPTADFSVFPGKEAIVAAVGSGEIKIPFVQKLSRTGYDGRGVYVVRKKEQLDDLLEGESVIEDLVDVEKEISVIVSRNSTGETKWFPPVEMLFNSNANIVEFLISPCELDDKMSAQACELAERTIRSFDMCGILAVEMFVSKKGEILINESAPRPHNSGHHTIDAARTSQYEQCLRSILDLPPGDTEIKTPSVMINILGQPGFEGEVRYEGLRGCMGVEGAKFHIYGKTLTKPYRKMGHVTVLDDDISGALEKARFIMSNLRAIA; this is translated from the coding sequence ATGGATTTTGAACATGTAAAACTGGGAATTCTCGGAGGCGGTCAGCTCGGGAAAATGCTCTGTCTGGTTGCGAGCAACTGGAACCTCCGCACCTATGTGCTCGATCCTTCCGCCGATTGTCCGACGGCGTCCGTGTGCACCGGGTTTACCCATGGAGATTTCAGGAATTACGAGGATGTCTACGAGTTTGGCAGAAATGTTGACATCCTGACAATAGAGATTGAGCACGTAAACCTGCAGGCGCTTTTTCGGCTGCGGGAAGAAGGAGTCATCATAAGGCCTGAACCCCACGCGCTTGAACTCATACAGGACAAGGCGAAGCAGAAGGAGTTCTATGTTTCAAAGGGGCTCCCCACAGCCGATTTTTCGGTCTTTCCCGGGAAAGAGGCTATAGTTGCGGCCGTAGGGTCCGGTGAGATAAAAATTCCTTTCGTCCAGAAACTTTCAAGGACGGGTTATGACGGAAGAGGAGTTTATGTCGTTAGAAAAAAGGAACAGCTCGACGATCTTTTAGAAGGAGAATCCGTCATTGAAGACCTCGTTGATGTGGAGAAGGAGATTTCCGTTATAGTCTCGCGTAATTCCACCGGAGAAACGAAATGGTTTCCTCCGGTAGAAATGCTGTTTAACAGCAATGCAAACATAGTTGAATTCCTGATAAGTCCCTGCGAGCTTGACGACAAAATGTCCGCTCAGGCATGTGAACTTGCCGAGCGCACGATAAGGTCTTTTGACATGTGCGGGATACTTGCGGTTGAGATGTTTGTTTCCAAAAAAGGAGAGATACTTATAAACGAATCCGCTCCGAGACCGCATAACAGCGGGCATCACACGATTGACGCGGCTCGCACCTCGCAGTATGAGCAGTGTCTGAGATCGATTCTTGATCTTCCCCCGGGCGATACTGAAATAAAAACTCCTTCTGTTATGATTAACATTCTCGGGCAGCCGGGTTTCGAGGGCGAGGTAAGGTACGAGGGACTTCGTGGATGCATGGGCGTTGAAGGAGCCAAGTTCCACATATACGGTAAGACCCTTACCAAGCCTTACAGAAAGATGGGACATGTCACCGTGCTTGACGATGATATTTCAGGCGCGCTTGAGAAAGCGAGATTCATAATGAGCAATCTGAGGGCGATAGCATGA
- the rseP gene encoding RIP metalloprotease RseP, translated as MMTTILAFIFVIGILVFFHELGHFLLAKRSNIRVEKFSLGFGPKLVSFVRGETEYLISALPLGGYVKMYGEGKEDNVIVESVADTESPLASGDRITGIKGFSLEQYGSWEKLLYALKSDPHQEKELEVERDGKVYTLTVSGSALYNIEAYYEKDYHRGFSGKSLTDRFLVVIAGPAMNFIIPFFFMPLVFMFGISVSGYLEDPPDITYVRKDSPAHLSGFAAGDRILSINGKEVKDWKDVNVAVHSNPDSLLEFKVRTGSETRTLTLFAEAGSDGRVETGFARPIEATIAEVAEDRPAWRAGIRPGDSIEAIDGVEVTDWNHMSDIIAESRGKELDFTIERGEEKMHFRLAAEMQEDIERYIIGITPTTDRVLKKYGFFESINRGIAEAARMTVEITMLFFGFLFKLVTGKIALATAGKTVAGPLLIAKVSGDVAQSGISNLLQFTSLISINLALINLLPIPMLDGGHLLYLAIEKIKRKPLSIKTLEITQRIGFSFLIFIMAAALYNDILRMREDIFSQFGRILDLFR; from the coding sequence GTGATGACTACTATTCTGGCTTTTATTTTCGTAATAGGAATTCTGGTCTTTTTTCATGAGCTGGGGCATTTTCTGCTCGCGAAAAGAAGCAATATCAGGGTCGAGAAGTTTTCTCTAGGTTTCGGCCCGAAACTCGTTTCTTTTGTAAGAGGCGAAACGGAATACCTGATTTCGGCCCTTCCCCTCGGCGGATACGTGAAGATGTACGGTGAGGGCAAGGAAGATAACGTAATTGTCGAAAGCGTTGCAGACACTGAGTCGCCACTTGCCTCAGGGGACAGAATTACCGGGATAAAAGGATTCAGTCTTGAGCAGTATGGAAGCTGGGAAAAGCTTCTCTATGCGCTAAAGTCAGACCCGCACCAGGAAAAAGAACTTGAAGTTGAAAGAGATGGGAAAGTCTACACTCTCACCGTCAGCGGTTCGGCCCTTTACAATATAGAGGCTTACTACGAAAAGGACTACCACAGGGGGTTTTCCGGCAAGTCTCTTACAGACAGATTCCTGGTGGTCATAGCTGGGCCCGCTATGAATTTCATAATTCCTTTTTTCTTCATGCCCCTTGTGTTCATGTTCGGCATAAGTGTCTCAGGTTATCTGGAAGATCCTCCTGACATAACTTACGTAAGAAAAGACTCTCCTGCCCATCTCTCGGGATTCGCCGCGGGTGACAGGATACTCAGCATAAACGGAAAAGAGGTCAAAGACTGGAAAGATGTGAACGTGGCTGTTCACTCAAATCCCGACTCGCTGCTTGAATTCAAGGTGAGAACCGGAAGCGAAACCAGGACTCTCACCCTTTTCGCCGAAGCCGGTTCCGATGGCAGGGTAGAAACCGGATTCGCAAGGCCCATAGAGGCAACCATAGCAGAGGTGGCTGAGGATCGCCCCGCCTGGAGAGCGGGGATACGTCCGGGAGACAGCATCGAGGCGATAGACGGCGTAGAGGTTACGGACTGGAACCATATGTCGGACATAATAGCCGAAAGCAGGGGCAAAGAACTTGATTTCACGATTGAACGTGGGGAAGAGAAAATGCATTTTCGCCTGGCGGCGGAAATGCAAGAAGACATCGAACGCTACATAATCGGCATCACCCCAACCACAGACAGGGTGCTTAAAAAATACGGTTTCTTTGAATCAATTAACAGGGGAATAGCTGAAGCGGCGCGTATGACAGTTGAGATCACCATGCTTTTCTTCGGCTTCCTGTTCAAGCTCGTAACAGGAAAAATAGCGCTCGCAACAGCAGGAAAAACGGTAGCGGGACCACTCCTTATAGCAAAGGTGTCGGGAGACGTAGCTCAAAGCGGCATATCGAACCTCCTCCAGTTCACCTCGCTTATAAGCATAAACCTCGCGCTTATAAACCTTCTCCCCATACCGATGCTCGACGGAGGACACCTGCTTTACCTGGCGATTGAGAAAATAAAGAGAAAGCCGCTTAGCATAAAGACCCTCGAGATAACCCAGCGAATCGGGTTTTCCTTTCTTATTTTCATCATGGCGGCGGCGCTGTATAACGACATTCTAAGGATGCGCGAAGACATATTCTCGCAGTTCGGCAGAATTTTAGACCTTTTCCGGTAA
- a CDS encoding Fic family protein, which produces MKWVWQHSNWPDFTWDRSVLAPFEERFLHESGRRIGAWRQLTHEDQSELRVKWLSGEAVETSAIEGEILDRESVQSSIRRRFGLTASRKTASPEEEGVAEMMVALYHEFDRPLDHETLWRWHRMLMRDRPHLEVVGGYRRHPEAMQVVSGPDYNPKIHYEAPPSERMTEEMERFIEWYDQIASIGSRMSSLAWAGTAHLYFVRIHPFEDGNGRIARALAEKALAQSLGEPSLIALSRTIARRRKGYYAILDESGRSLDITNWLVWFADTVLDAQTWSERRLIRSIQQTRLFDRLHGSLNPRQEKILLRLFDAEPDGFEGSLSAQNYQRITGATASTATRDLANMVAMGALNRTGQRRHTRYWLKLPSFEESDRYKTTGQQTTS; this is translated from the coding sequence ATGAAATGGGTATGGCAACATTCTAACTGGCCGGACTTCACATGGGATCGGTCTGTTCTGGCACCTTTCGAAGAGCGTTTCCTGCATGAGTCAGGTCGCAGGATCGGCGCTTGGCGCCAGCTCACCCATGAAGATCAGTCCGAACTGCGAGTTAAATGGCTGAGCGGCGAGGCGGTCGAAACATCCGCAATTGAAGGTGAGATTCTCGACCGGGAATCAGTGCAATCCTCCATCCGACGACGATTTGGATTAACCGCCAGCCGGAAAACCGCTTCACCCGAGGAAGAGGGAGTAGCTGAAATGATGGTAGCGCTCTACCATGAGTTTGACCGCCCGCTTGACCACGAAACGCTGTGGCGCTGGCACCGGATGCTTATGCGAGACCGTCCTCATCTGGAGGTTGTCGGCGGCTATCGTCGCCACCCCGAAGCTATGCAGGTCGTTTCCGGGCCGGATTATAACCCCAAGATTCACTATGAAGCACCACCTTCGGAGCGGATGACAGAGGAGATGGAACGTTTCATAGAGTGGTACGATCAGATTGCCTCAATCGGAAGCAGGATGTCCTCTCTGGCATGGGCCGGGACGGCACATCTGTACTTTGTACGTATTCACCCCTTCGAGGACGGAAACGGTCGCATAGCCCGTGCTTTGGCGGAAAAAGCCCTCGCCCAGTCACTCGGCGAACCAAGTTTAATTGCGCTTTCCCGCACCATCGCCCGAAGGCGCAAGGGCTACTATGCTATTCTGGATGAGAGTGGCAGATCGCTTGATATCACCAACTGGCTTGTGTGGTTTGCGGATACAGTGCTTGACGCCCAGACCTGGAGCGAACGCCGTCTGATCCGGTCAATTCAGCAAACACGGTTATTCGATCGGCTCCATGGTTCGTTAAACCCGCGACAGGAAAAAATCCTTCTACGGCTCTTCGATGCTGAACCGGATGGTTTTGAGGGCAGTCTCAGCGCACAAAATTATCAAAGAATAACTGGGGCAACGGCTTCGACGGCGACGCGCGATCTAGCTAATATGGTCGCCATGGGCGCACTAAACAGAACCGGGCAGCGACGCCACACACGGTACTGGCTCAAACTGCCTTCCTTTGAGGAATCGGACCGTTATAAAACAACTGGTCAACAAACAACCTCATAA
- a CDS encoding nuclear transport factor 2 family protein, producing the protein MAIEKDSEEILKINNLFYEALGTRNLELMGEVWVKDSRSGCVHPGWTALRNWEAIRQSWESVFDPQDQVDISISNVTVDISDNIAWVTCLQEMVYIKRDPVMFNLSQSTNIFEKQNGRWLMVFHHASPIPVGGYEPDKKTIQ; encoded by the coding sequence ATGGCCATTGAGAAGGACAGCGAAGAAATACTCAAGATCAACAACCTTTTTTACGAGGCCTTGGGAACCAGAAATCTAGAGCTGATGGGAGAGGTCTGGGTAAAGGACTCAAGATCCGGCTGCGTCCACCCGGGATGGACAGCTCTTCGCAACTGGGAAGCCATAAGGCAGAGCTGGGAAAGTGTTTTTGATCCCCAAGATCAGGTTGACATCAGCATTTCTAACGTGACCGTGGATATAAGCGACAACATCGCCTGGGTCACCTGCCTGCAGGAGATGGTATACATAAAAAGGGATCCGGTCATGTTTAATCTCTCTCAGTCAACCAACATATTCGAGAAGCAAAATGGCAGGTGGCTTATGGTCTTCCATCATGCTTCACCAATTCCCGTAGGTGGTTACGAACCGGATAAAAAAACCATACAGTAG
- a CDS encoding DUF1295 domain-containing protein produces the protein MAEEQLHSVIVWAVIAAAVPTFFYLLRKTAPYGRHYAGAGWGPHISSRLGWIIMELPAVVVFLAVYLNGKSAFHIVPLLFLVMWQCHYLNRTFIYPFRIRASGRKTPLLVVGSGFFFNVINAYINARFISEFGEYTVGWLADPRFLIGVGVFLVGIALNLHADNILIRLRRPGGTGYVVPQGGGFRFVSCPNYMGEILEWVGWALATWSLSGLAFLLFTSANLAPRARSNHQWYVETFKDYPPHRKALIPGIY, from the coding sequence ATGGCCGAGGAACAACTTCACAGCGTGATTGTATGGGCAGTCATTGCTGCGGCTGTCCCGACGTTTTTTTATCTGCTCCGTAAAACCGCACCCTATGGCCGTCATTACGCAGGTGCGGGCTGGGGACCGCACATTTCCAGCAGGCTCGGCTGGATCATCATGGAACTGCCGGCGGTTGTCGTTTTCCTTGCCGTCTATCTTAACGGGAAGTCTGCGTTCCACATCGTGCCGCTGCTCTTTCTGGTCATGTGGCAGTGCCACTATCTGAACCGGACGTTCATTTACCCGTTTCGGATCAGGGCAAGCGGGCGGAAGACGCCGTTGCTGGTGGTCGGGTCGGGCTTTTTCTTCAATGTGATTAACGCCTACATCAATGCCCGATTCATTTCCGAATTCGGCGAGTACACCGTTGGATGGCTTGCCGACCCTCGTTTCCTGATCGGCGTCGGGGTTTTCCTAGTCGGGATTGCTCTCAACCTCCACGCCGACAATATCCTCATTCGTCTACGCAGGCCGGGCGGGACCGGCTATGTGGTTCCGCAGGGTGGCGGGTTTCGCTTTGTCTCGTGCCCGAATTATATGGGCGAAATCCTCGAATGGGTCGGCTGGGCACTAGCAACGTGGTCGTTGAGCGGCCTAGCCTTCCTGCTGTTTACCTCCGCCAATCTCGCTCCCAGGGCACGCAGCAACCATCAGTGGTATGTGGAAACCTTCAAGGATTATCCACCGCACCGCAAGGCCCTGATACCGGGCATTTATTGA
- the purE gene encoding 5-(carboxyamino)imidazole ribonucleotide mutase: MKPILVSVIMGSDSDLPVMAEAVEVLEQFGVGHEVTIVSAHRTPERLVDFSKKAHKRGVKVIIAGAGGAAHLPGMVASVSPLPIIGVPIKSSNSIDGWDSVLSILQMPSGVPVATVALGGAKNAGILAVEILSVADLELSRAVAEYKKKLSSEVRKKAARLEKMGASVYLERMSQKEETS; this comes from the coding sequence ATGAAACCTATTTTAGTAAGCGTTATCATGGGTTCTGACTCGGATCTTCCAGTCATGGCGGAAGCGGTTGAGGTTCTGGAACAATTCGGCGTAGGGCATGAAGTTACCATAGTCTCGGCACACAGAACTCCGGAGCGGCTTGTGGATTTTTCAAAAAAAGCTCACAAAAGAGGAGTTAAGGTCATAATAGCCGGGGCAGGGGGTGCGGCGCATCTTCCGGGAATGGTGGCCTCCGTTTCTCCCCTTCCGATCATAGGGGTTCCGATAAAATCCTCAAACTCGATTGATGGATGGGACTCTGTGCTTTCCATCCTGCAGATGCCTTCAGGCGTCCCGGTCGCCACGGTTGCCCTCGGCGGGGCGAAAAACGCCGGCATCCTTGCCGTTGAAATTCTTTCCGTTGCCGATCTGGAACTTTCACGCGCAGTAGCAGAGTACAAAAAGAAGCTTTCTTCCGAAGTAAGGAAAAAGGCAGCGCGACTTGAAAAGATGGGTGCCTCGGTCTATCTTGAGCGAATGAGTCAGAAGGAAGAGACTTCCTGA